From Anoplopoma fimbria isolate UVic2021 breed Golden Eagle Sablefish chromosome 11, Afim_UVic_2022, whole genome shotgun sequence, one genomic window encodes:
- the srl gene encoding sarcalumenin, producing MKGTVLICCFLSLLHLQATAEEEEGDDFISTLRDRSHIDETLRLATEEKAGDYAAAIERLRKIYHTSIKPMEQAFKYNELRQHEISAYPGRTVGDSSTDGEITSKPMVLFLGPWSVGKSSMINYLLGMQDSPYQLYTGAEPTTSEFTVIMHGEKIRSVEGIVMAADSSRSFSPLEKFGQTFLEKLIGIEMPHKLLERVTFVDTPGIIENRKQQERGYPFNDVCQWFIDRADLIFVVFDPTKLDVGLELEMLFRQLKGRESQIRIILNKADNLATQDLMRVYGALFWSLAPLINVTEPPRVYVSSFWPYDYAPDTSRELFKREEISLLEDLNQVIENRMENKIAFIRQHGIRVRIHGLLVDRYVQTFKEKMSYFSDPELVFKEIVDDPDKFYIFKSILAKTNVSKFDLPNRDAYRDFFGVNPITNFKPLTAQCSYMGGCLLDKIERAITDDLPALLSSINSGKQPGLSSCEATGCGEKPKNRYRKN from the exons ATGAAGGGTACAGTCTTGATCTGCTGTTTCCTCTCCCTGCTGCATTTGCAGGCCACAGCAG aggaagaagaaggagatgaTTTCATCTCCACCCTCAGGGACAGATCTCACATCGACGAGACGCTGCGGCTTGCAACTGAGGAAAAGGCAGGAGACTATGCAG CGGCTATAGAGCGGTTGCGGAAGATCTACCACACATCCATCAAGCCGATGGAGCAGGCCTTCAAGTACAATGAGCTGAGGCAGCACGAGATCTCAG CCTACCCCGGACGAACCGTGGGGGACTCATCCACAG ATGGAGAGATTACCTCCAAGCCAATGGTGCTGTTCCTGGGACCCTGGAGTGTTGGAAAGTCCTCTATGATCAATTACCTCCTGGGCATGCAAGACAGCCCCTACCAGCTCTACACAG GAGCGGAGCCTACTACCTCTGAGTTCACTGTCATTATGCACGGGGAGAAGATCCGCTCTGTTGAGGGTATTGTCATGGCTGCAGACAGCTCTCGGTCCTTCTCTCCCTTGGAGAAGTTTGGCCAAACCTTCTTGGAAAAACTGATCGGTATTGAGATGCCCCACAAGCTGCTGGAACGTGTGACTTTTGTGGACACACCAGGAATCATTGAGAACCGCAAACAGCAGGAGAGAG GCTATCCCTTCAACGATGTTTGCCAGTGGTTCATTGACCGCGCTGACCTGATCTTCGTGGTGTTTGACCCCACCAAGCTGGACGTCGGCCTTGAGCTGGAGATGCTCTTCCGGCAGTTAAAGGGCCGTGAATCCCAGATCCGCATCATCCTAAACAAGGCTGACAACCTGGCCACCCAGGACTTAATGAGAGTCTACGGAGCGCTCTTTTGGAGCTTAGCTCCCCTCATCAATGTGACTGAACCCCCTCGCGTCTACGTCAGCTCCTTCTGGCCGTATGACTATGCACCTGATACCAGCCGTGAGCTCTTCAAGCGAGAGGAGATCTCCCTCCTGGAAGATCTGAACCAGGTGATTGAAAACCGCATGGAGAACAAAATTGCCTTCATCCGCCAGCATGGCATCCGCGTCCGCATCCATGGCCTGCTGGTAGACCGCTACGTCCAGACCTTTAAAGAGAAGATGAGCTACTTCAGTGACCCTGAGCTAGTCTTCAAGGAGATTGTGGACGACCCAGACAAGTTCTACATTTTCAAATCCATCCTAGCCAAGACCAACGTCAGCAAGTTTGACCTGCCCAACCGCGATGCTTACCGTGACTTCTTTGGCGTCAACCCGATCACCAACTTCAAGCCCTTGACGGCTCAGTGCTCCTACATGGGAGGCTGTCTGCTGGATAAGATTGAGAGGGCAATCACTGATGATCTGCCTGCCCTTCTGAGCAGCATTAACTCTGGGAAGCAGCCTGGCCTGTCCTCCTGCGAGGCAACTGGCTGTGGGGAAAAGCCAAAGAATCGGTATCGGAAGAACTGA